One segment of Natronosalvus halobius DNA contains the following:
- a CDS encoding PIG-L deacetylase family protein, with amino-acid sequence MSRRLLVIGAHPDDPDIRAGGLACSWADAGHDVRFVSMTDGRSGHHEQGGNELAERRRREAAAAAVTAGIEYHVLENPDGRLEPTLENRETVIELIREYDPDLVLTHRTNDYHPDHRYTSQLVRDAAYMVTVPNVCPETPALHDNPVFAYLLDTFERPYPFTPDVIVPIDDEHVECKYDALDCHESQMYEWLPYNKGELEAVPDDPDDRREWLETDPIPGLAEMRATADRFRDDLIEQCGPERGRQVEYAEAFEVSEYGGNLTSALASDLVSP; translated from the coding sequence ATGTCCAGACGACTGCTGGTGATCGGCGCTCACCCCGACGACCCCGACATTCGCGCCGGCGGGCTGGCCTGTTCGTGGGCGGACGCCGGCCACGATGTCCGGTTCGTCTCGATGACCGACGGCCGCAGCGGCCACCACGAACAGGGTGGGAACGAACTCGCCGAGCGACGTCGACGAGAGGCCGCTGCGGCTGCCGTCACCGCCGGAATCGAGTACCATGTCCTCGAGAACCCGGATGGCCGGCTCGAGCCGACCCTCGAGAACCGCGAGACGGTCATCGAGTTGATCCGCGAATACGACCCCGACCTCGTGTTGACCCACCGGACGAACGACTATCACCCAGATCACCGGTACACCTCCCAACTGGTCCGGGATGCGGCCTACATGGTCACCGTTCCGAACGTCTGTCCGGAGACGCCAGCGCTCCATGACAACCCCGTGTTTGCGTACCTACTCGACACGTTCGAGCGGCCGTACCCGTTTACGCCGGACGTGATCGTCCCGATTGACGACGAACACGTCGAGTGCAAGTACGACGCGCTCGACTGCCACGAGTCCCAGATGTACGAGTGGTTGCCGTACAACAAGGGCGAACTCGAGGCCGTTCCCGACGACCCCGACGACCGTCGCGAGTGGCTCGAGACGGACCCGATTCCGGGACTCGCTGAGATGCGCGCGACGGCTGATCGGTTCCGAGACGATCTGATCGAACAGTGCGGGCCCGAACGCGGCCGGCAGGTCGAGTACGCCGAGGCATTCGAGGTGTCGGAGTACGGTGGGAATCTCACGTCGGCTCTCGCCTCGGATCTCGTGTCTCCCTGA
- a CDS encoding sulfatase — protein MRILYIDVDSLRPDHLGCYGYHRKTSPNIDELAADGRRFTNVYASDAPCLPSRTAFYTGRFGIHTGVINHGGLNADPRRHGPARGERYPRRFRTLASILGEQGLDTAMISPFPARHDAWQVVEGFDELYDTGGNGSERADEVYPYARDWLAEHAAEDDWYLHVNFWDPHTEYTTPLEYGHPFADDPAPDWPPENVIERHYQGTGAQSAQDLCSWGDKRDAPRMPPDVASREDFETMVDGYDVGVHYMDHHVGKLFDFLRDAGVFEDTLVVVSADHGENLGELNVYGDHQTADEPTCNVPLIVRGPDVEPGVDDEFRYQLDFPPTLVDIVGGDVPEGWDGRSFAGSVTGGGMDDGSGRERLVLSQGTWACQRAVRWDDWLLIKTYHDALKSDLDDLMLFDLAHDPHETTNLADEHPDVVRDGLSTLQEWIDDRLLEAARGERGGNPGAENAVTDPMWQVLRGKGPYYTWDALEDYAEHLRRTGRGEHAAALLERHG, from the coding sequence ATGCGGATACTGTACATCGACGTCGATTCGCTGCGACCCGACCACCTCGGGTGTTACGGCTACCACCGGAAGACGTCACCGAACATCGACGAACTCGCCGCCGACGGGCGCCGGTTCACGAACGTCTACGCGTCCGACGCACCGTGTCTCCCCTCGAGAACGGCGTTCTACACCGGCCGATTCGGCATTCACACCGGCGTGATCAATCACGGCGGGTTAAACGCCGATCCACGCCGGCACGGTCCCGCACGCGGCGAACGCTATCCGCGACGCTTCCGAACGCTCGCCTCGATTCTCGGCGAGCAGGGACTGGACACGGCGATGATCAGCCCGTTTCCCGCCCGCCACGACGCCTGGCAGGTCGTCGAGGGGTTCGACGAACTCTACGACACGGGCGGCAACGGTTCGGAGCGGGCCGACGAAGTCTACCCATACGCCCGCGACTGGCTCGCCGAGCACGCCGCCGAGGACGACTGGTACCTCCACGTCAACTTCTGGGACCCCCACACCGAGTACACGACGCCACTCGAGTACGGCCATCCGTTCGCGGACGACCCCGCCCCGGACTGGCCGCCCGAGAACGTGATCGAGCGCCACTACCAGGGCACCGGCGCCCAGAGCGCACAGGACCTGTGTAGCTGGGGCGACAAGCGAGACGCGCCCAGGATGCCCCCGGACGTCGCCTCACGCGAGGACTTCGAGACCATGGTCGACGGCTACGACGTGGGCGTCCACTACATGGATCACCACGTCGGGAAGCTGTTCGACTTCCTGCGCGACGCCGGCGTCTTCGAGGACACGCTCGTCGTCGTGAGCGCCGACCACGGGGAGAACCTGGGCGAACTCAACGTCTACGGCGACCACCAGACGGCCGACGAGCCGACCTGTAACGTGCCGCTGATCGTCCGCGGCCCCGATGTCGAGCCTGGCGTCGACGACGAGTTTCGGTACCAGCTCGACTTCCCACCGACGCTCGTCGACATCGTCGGCGGTGACGTACCCGAGGGCTGGGACGGGCGGTCGTTCGCCGGATCGGTCACCGGCGGCGGAATGGACGATGGAAGTGGCCGCGAACGCCTCGTTCTCAGCCAGGGAACCTGGGCCTGTCAGCGGGCCGTTCGCTGGGACGACTGGCTGTTGATCAAGACCTACCACGACGCGCTCAAGAGCGACCTCGATGATCTTATGCTGTTCGACCTGGCCCACGACCCGCACGAGACGACGAATCTCGCCGACGAGCATCCCGACGTCGTCCGCGACGGATTGAGTACGCTCCAGGAGTGGATCGACGACCGCCTGCTCGAGGCCGCTCGCGGCGAGCGGGGCGGCAACCCCGGCGCCGAAAACGCCGTCACCGATCCGATGTGGCAGGTCCTCCGCGGCAAGGGACCGTACTATACGTGGGACGCACTCGAGGACTACGCCGAGCACCTTCGACGGACGGGTCGGGGCGAGCACGCGGCGGCGCTGCTCGAGCGCCACGGCTGA
- a CDS encoding aminotransferase class V-fold PLP-dependent enzyme, whose protein sequence is MTLEGNTIYDDLGVPPVVNATGTKTRIGGTLIREEALEAMNRAAEAFVRLSDLQAAASERIAEATGADAGYVTNGASSALTLAAAACIAGDDLEVMAQLPDTEGVPSEIVMPRTHRNGYDHALRVAGAEIVDVGANDYTLGTGSENTEPWEIEAAITDETVAVAYMEKPYTRPPLETVVEIAHDHDVPVIVDAAAELPPTENLSKFVEQGADLVAFSGGKAIRGPQSSGILAGREDLITSVARQHLDMHASEPVYDPPESLVDVDDLPGVPRQGIGRSMKVGKEELAGLIAALDAFIDQDDQAVLDEWHDRAERITGQLEGIDCLDAVLANAGKTDAVTSVVVTVDEERSPVDTVSLVGGLRAENPRIFVGADDVHQSQFTINPRCLPDDQAEYVIERIAAHVGSGGE, encoded by the coding sequence ATGACGCTCGAAGGGAATACGATCTACGACGACCTCGGCGTCCCGCCGGTGGTCAACGCGACCGGAACCAAGACGCGAATCGGCGGCACGCTCATCCGGGAGGAAGCCCTCGAAGCGATGAACCGCGCAGCGGAGGCGTTCGTCCGCCTCTCTGACCTGCAGGCGGCCGCCTCCGAGCGTATCGCGGAGGCGACCGGGGCTGACGCCGGCTACGTCACCAACGGCGCGAGTTCCGCGCTCACGCTGGCGGCGGCCGCGTGCATCGCCGGCGACGACCTCGAGGTCATGGCGCAGTTGCCCGACACCGAGGGCGTACCGAGCGAGATCGTGATGCCCCGGACCCATCGAAACGGCTACGATCACGCCCTACGCGTCGCCGGCGCCGAGATCGTCGACGTGGGGGCGAACGACTACACCCTCGGAACTGGCTCTGAAAACACCGAGCCGTGGGAGATCGAGGCGGCGATCACCGACGAGACGGTCGCGGTGGCCTACATGGAGAAACCCTATACGCGACCGCCGCTAGAGACGGTCGTCGAGATCGCCCACGACCACGACGTGCCAGTCATCGTCGACGCAGCGGCCGAGTTACCGCCAACCGAGAACCTCTCGAAATTCGTCGAACAGGGCGCCGACCTCGTCGCTTTCAGCGGCGGGAAGGCGATCCGCGGGCCGCAGTCGTCGGGCATCCTCGCCGGCCGCGAGGACCTGATCACATCCGTCGCCCGCCAGCACCTCGACATGCACGCCTCGGAGCCCGTGTACGACCCGCCCGAGAGCCTCGTCGACGTCGACGACCTCCCTGGCGTCCCCCGACAGGGGATCGGCCGATCGATGAAGGTCGGCAAAGAGGAACTGGCCGGACTGATCGCCGCCCTGGACGCGTTCATCGACCAGGACGACCAGGCGGTACTCGACGAATGGCACGACCGCGCCGAACGGATCACCGGCCAACTCGAGGGGATCGACTGTCTCGACGCCGTTCTTGCCAACGCCGGGAAGACCGACGCCGTCACGAGCGTCGTCGTGACGGTCGACGAGGAGCGGTCGCCGGTCGACACCGTGTCGCTGGTCGGGGGGCTTCGGGCGGAGAACCCACGAATCTTCGTCGGCGCCGACGACGTCCACCAGTCCCAGTTCACGATCAACCCGCGGTGTCTCCCGGACGACCAGGCAGAGTACGTCATCGAGCGAATCGCCGCACACGTCGGTTCCGGGGGCGAGTAG
- a CDS encoding fumarylacetoacetate hydrolase family protein: MRTVRFSDQTGYARRGEWTDDGIVADGKTYDPGEVDVLPPSEPTKIICQAGGYMDHRRESGFDDRPERPELFLKTPNCVVAHGDAIELPPGRESVEFEAEFGVVIAEQCRDVSVEEAMDVVEGFTCLNDVSNRDDQAEERNWVRGKAFDASLPMGPVVATPDEVPDDATLELRLNGETKQESTREHLIFTVPELVSDISELITLEPGDVIATGTPFGPDELSEGDVVEVEFEGVGVLENRVIAR; encoded by the coding sequence ATGCGAACGGTACGATTCAGCGACCAGACTGGCTACGCGCGACGCGGCGAGTGGACCGACGACGGCATCGTCGCCGACGGCAAGACCTACGACCCCGGCGAGGTGGACGTCCTCCCGCCGTCGGAACCGACGAAGATTATCTGCCAGGCTGGCGGGTACATGGACCATCGCCGGGAGTCCGGCTTCGACGACCGACCGGAACGCCCGGAACTCTTCCTGAAGACGCCCAACTGCGTCGTTGCCCACGGCGACGCCATCGAACTCCCTCCTGGACGCGAGAGCGTCGAGTTCGAGGCCGAGTTCGGTGTCGTCATCGCCGAGCAGTGTCGCGACGTCTCAGTCGAGGAGGCGATGGACGTCGTCGAGGGCTTCACCTGCCTCAACGACGTCTCGAACCGGGACGACCAGGCCGAGGAGCGCAACTGGGTTCGCGGGAAGGCCTTCGACGCCTCGCTCCCGATGGGGCCCGTGGTGGCCACACCGGACGAAGTGCCCGACGACGCCACCCTCGAGTTGCGCCTGAACGGCGAGACGAAACAGGAGAGCACGCGTGAACACCTCATCTTCACGGTGCCGGAGTTAGTCTCAGACATCTCCGAACTCATCACCCTCGAGCCAGGCGACGTGATCGCGACCGGGACGCCCTTCGGACCAGACGAACTGAGCGAGGGCGACGTCGTCGAGGTCGAGTTCGAGGGCGTCGGCGTCCTCGAGAACCGGGTGATCGCCCGATGA